A region of the Clostridia bacterium genome:
GTATGGAGTGGTGGTCATGCCGGTGGTCACCCAGCATTACGTCATGCTGGCCCGTAACTTAATCTATACTGGGGTTACTCGAGCCCGTAAGCGGGTGATCCTGGTGGGCTCGCGCAAGGCTTTGGCTATCGCCGTTCGCAATACTTCCGTGCGTCACCGTTATACCAGTCTGGCTTTTCGCCTAAAACGCCTTCTGGCCCATCCCTCAGCCTAAGGCCGGGTCCTAGCTAAAAAAATAAGCCCCGCCCAATCCGCTTGACCCTGGCTGTCGCCCTTTGCTTGAAGGGCGGTGCCAGCTGCTCGGGGCGGCGCCAGCCTATGGGTCAGATTCGGGGGTGCGCTTTCGGGCTAAGAAGGCGGCCAAGGACTGGGCGGCCGAGTTAGACTGGCAAAAAAATTCCACTAACTGGCGGATGGCGGCCACCGTCTGGGAGCTTAGGTTGTGCTCCAACCGCTCGGTATCCTCCTGCAAGTTCTCCGTTACGCCCAGGAGTTTAAGGAAGCTGCTGATGGTGTTGTGGCGCCGAAGGAGCTCGGAGCCGATTTTGGATCCTTGCTCAGTTAGGGCAATGGGCCGGTAGGGTCTATATTCTACCAGCCCGGCCAGGGCCAAGCGCTGGACCATCCTGGTGGCGGACGGGGGCTTTACGTTTAGGGCTTGGGCTAAATCTTGGATATGGGGGGCGCTGCCTTGGGTAGTCAGGCGATAGATCATCTCCAGGTAGTCCTCCATGGAGTGAGTAAGCTGGTTTTGGGCTTGGTCCCTGAGGGCGTAGCCGCGGACGGTATAAAACTTGGAGGGATCCTTCCTGCCCATGGTCCTTAGTCCCCTTGGCTCACCGCTATAAAATCTGGTTAACCACCAAAGTTACCGCCATAGCCGTTGCCAACGGTACCAACCCTCCTACCAATGTCCACCTGGTGCTCCCGCTCTCCTTCTTGATGGTGAGCAAAGTAGTGGCGCAAGGGTAATGCAGGACGGAAAACAACATGGTGCAGAGGGCGGTTATCCAGGTCCACCCATGCTCCACTAAAACTGTATGCAGTTCAGTGAGGCCCGAGTACTCCATCATGCTGGTGCCGGCCAGATATCCCATCAAGGCTAAGGGCAGGACAATCTCGTTGGCGGGAAGGCCCAGGATGAAGGCCATGATGATAAAACCATCCAGGCCCAAGGCCCTCCCCAGGGGATCCAGGTACCCGGCCCAAGAGGACAAGAGGCTGGGAGAGCTGGCCGGGAAGTTGGCCAAAAGCCAGATGACCGCCCCGGCGGGTGCGGCCACCATTACCGCCCGGGCCAGCACAAACCAGGTACGATCCAGCATGGACCGGACGATGGTGCGAAGGATTTGCGGGCGCCGGTAGGGTGGCAGCTCCAAGATGAAGTATGAAGGCAGGCCCCTGAGCAGGGTCTTGGATAGGAGCCAGGATACC
Encoded here:
- a CDS encoding ferrous iron transporter B produces the protein MALLLALVLWITIVGANYPSQLLATALFWVQDQLAALAASWQFPWWLKGVLVDGIYRTVAWVVSVMLPPMAIFFPCFALLEDWGLLPRIAFNLDRIFKACGTCGKQALTMSMGLGCNAAGVVSCRIIDSPRERLIAMLTNSFIPCNGRFPTLIALSATFFAGSPGWHQTLLPTLAATGMILVGVGATLGVSWLLSKTLLRGLPSYFILELPPYRRPQILRTIVRSMLDRTWFVLARAVMVAAPAGAVIWLLANFPASSPSLLSSWAGYLDPLGRALGLDGFIIMAFILGLPANEIVLPLALMGYLAGTSMMEYSGLTELHTVLVEHGWTWITALCTMLFSVLHYPCATTLLTIKKESGSTRWTLVGGLVPLATAMAVTLVVNQIL
- a CDS encoding MarR family transcriptional regulator, with the protein product MGRKDPSKFYTVRGYALRDQAQNQLTHSMEDYLEMIYRLTTQGSAPHIQDLAQALNVKPPSATRMVQRLALAGLVEYRPYRPIALTEQGSKIGSELLRRHNTISSFLKLLGVTENLQEDTERLEHNLSSQTVAAIRQLVEFFCQSNSAAQSLAAFLARKRTPESDP